A genome region from Populus alba chromosome 5, ASM523922v2, whole genome shotgun sequence includes the following:
- the LOC140954296 gene encoding toll/interleukin-1 receptor-like protein — protein sequence MGLFSLINLLMLLLSRKDNDVFLSFSHHDIGKNFGDHLYKDLNSSGIRTLRDNGGIYAGQKSDIKKAIQESRISVVVFSKGYASSTKCLDQLVHIMDARDKTGLLVLPVFYNVDPSEVRKQKRVCLKKHLLKHEKSFHKEMARVKSWRDALKEAADLAGMVLQQDSNKQKKEKERA from the exons ATGGGTTTGTTCTCACTCATCAATCTGTTGATGCTTCTCCTCTCCAGAAAGGATAACGAtgttttcttgagttttagcCACCACGACATTGGCAAGAATTTTGGCGATCATCTCTACAAAGACCTCAATTCTTCTGGGATTCGCACTCTTAGAGATAATGGTGGAATCTACGCAGGACAAAAGTCTGATATCAAGAAAGCGATACAGGAATCCAGGATATCGGTTGTTGTGTTCTCTAAAGGCTATGCTTCTTCAACAAAGTGCCTGGACCAGCTTGTGCATATCATGGATGCCAGGGATAAAACCGGGCTCCTTGTGCTTCCCGTTTTTTACAACGTTGATCCGTCGGAGGTCAGGAAACAGAAAAGGGTTTGTTTGAAGAAGCATTTGCTAAAACACGAAAAAAGCTTCCATAAGGAAATGGCTAGAGTGAAAAGTTGGAGGGACGCTCTTAAAGAAGCCGCAGACCTGGCAGGAATGGTGCTGCAGCAAGACAG CAACAAgcagaagaaggaaaaagaaagggctTAG
- the LOC118035011 gene encoding LOW QUALITY PROTEIN: S-adenosylmethionine synthase 1-like (The sequence of the model RefSeq protein was modified relative to this genomic sequence to represent the inferred CDS: deleted 1 base in 1 codon), giving the protein MAMVFGEITTKEKLTLSSRALILHRVCLVILRIALRVPVRIHTVLISTQHDETIITKDEIAADLKEHVIKPVIPEKNLDKKIIFHLNPSGRFVIGGPHTCDAGLTGRKIIIDTYGGWGAHGGGAFSGKDPTKVDRSGACIVRQAGRSIVASGLARRCIVQVSYAIGVPEPLSVLVDTYGTGKIPDKEILSIVKENFDFRPGMIAISLDLKRGGNGRFLKTAAYGHFGRDGPDFTREVVKPLTLSTVLKPDSVIDPVK; this is encoded by the exons ATGGCTATGGTCTTCGGAGAGATCAccacaaaagaaaag TTAACATTGAGCAGCAGAGCCCTGATATTGCACAGGGTGTGCTTGGTCATCTTACGAATCGCCCTTAGGGTTCCAGTTCGCATACACACTGTTCTAATTTCCACACAGCATGATGAAACTATA ATTACCAAAGATGAGATTGCTGCTGACCTCAAAGAGCATGTTATCAAGCCAGTCATCCCTGAGAAGAACCTTGATAAGAAGATCATATTCCACCTCAATCCATCAGGGCGATTCGTCATTGGTGGACCACACACATGTGATGCTGGACTTACTGGGCGTAAAATTATTATCGATACTTATGGTGGTTGGGGTGCACATGGTGGTGGTGCCTTCTCCGGCAAGGACCCTACCAAGGTAGACAGGAGTGGTGCCTGTATTGTTAGGCAGGCAGGCAGGAGCATTGTTGCAAGTGGTCTTGCTCGCCGATGCATTGTTCAAGTCTCTTATGCTATAGGTGTGCCCGAACCATTGTCAGTTCTTGTTGACACATATGGTACAGGAAAGATCCCAGATAAGGAAATCCTCAGCATCGTGAAGGAAAACTTCGATTTCAGACCCGGAATGATTGCCATTAGCTTGGATCTTAAGAGGGGTGGCAATGGAAGGTTCTTGAAGACAGCTGCTTATGGTCACTTTGGAAGGGATGGCCCTGACTTTACGAGGGAGGTTGTGAAGCCCCTGACTTTGAGCacagttttgaaacccgactcGGTCATTGATCCGGTCAAGTGA